Proteins encoded by one window of Winogradskyella sp. PG-2:
- a CDS encoding TrmH family RNA methyltransferase yields MYKSISSTQNPFIKHLLQLKEKSRLRKKRGEFLIEGKRELSLAIKGSFKIKSVLFFPDLFSETEAKVLSQHNIEIIEISKDVFQKLAHRDTTEGIIAVVEVKHNKLEDLTLKSKNPLILVAEAPEKPGNIGALLRTADAANIDAVIIANPKSDLYNPNIIRSSVGCVFTTEIAIASSKEAIDFLQNYNFNIFSAILQESEPYYTQDYTLPTAIVVGTEATGLTKEWRDTATQNINIPMQGIIDSMNVSVAAGILIFEAKRQRDFK; encoded by the coding sequence ATGTATAAATCAATAAGCAGCACTCAAAATCCTTTTATTAAGCATCTTTTACAATTAAAAGAGAAGTCTCGTTTACGAAAAAAGAGAGGCGAGTTTTTAATTGAAGGTAAACGTGAGCTTTCTCTAGCAATAAAAGGTAGTTTTAAAATTAAATCCGTACTGTTTTTTCCAGATTTGTTTTCAGAAACTGAAGCCAAAGTATTGTCTCAGCACAATATTGAAATTATTGAGATTTCTAAAGACGTGTTTCAAAAATTAGCCCATAGAGATACAACAGAAGGAATTATTGCAGTAGTAGAGGTAAAACATAATAAACTTGAAGATTTAACACTGAAATCTAAAAATCCATTAATTTTAGTAGCTGAAGCGCCTGAAAAGCCAGGTAATATTGGAGCTCTTTTGAGAACTGCAGATGCCGCCAATATAGATGCTGTAATTATTGCGAATCCGAAATCAGATTTATACAATCCAAATATTATTCGCTCTAGTGTTGGGTGTGTGTTTACTACAGAAATTGCAATAGCTAGTTCTAAAGAAGCTATTGATTTCCTTCAAAATTATAATTTCAATATTTTTTCGGCAATATTACAAGAGTCTGAGCCTTATTATACACAAGATTACACCTTGCCTACAGCTATCGTAGTAGGTACAGAAGCAACCGGATTAACTAAAGAATGGCGAGATACTGCAACACAAAATATTAATATACCAATGCAAGGTATTATTGACTCTATGAATGTTTCTGTTGCAGCAGGAATACTCATTTTTGAAGCTAAAAGACAACGTGACTTTAAATAA